AAATCCGTCAATAACCTCACCCTGCAATTGGCCATTGCATTCGGGACCGTGCTCGTGGGGCTTTTCTGCGTGACCGTGTTTCTGAACAAGCGCTGGATATTCAAGCCGTTGGGATCTCTTCGCGACAAGGCCAAGGCCATCACTACGGACCCCACACACCTGGGAGAGCAGATTTCGCCGCCCAAGGGTACGGAATTGATCGATCTCGCCAACACGTTCAACAGCATGTCCAAGGCTCTCCAGATTGAACGAAACGAACTTGAAGATCGTGTTCGTCAACGAACGATGGAGCTTGAATCATCCAACACCAACCTACGGAGGGAGATGGCTGAACGCGAACAGGCCGAGGAGATGATCCGGCAAGTCAATCAGCAGTTGCGAATATCCAACGAAGACAAGGACAGGCTCTTTTCCATTATCGCTCACGACCTGAAATCCCCCTTGTCCGGGCTGATGACCTCAGCCCAGTTGCTTTCCGAAGACATCAAGCACTTCTCGGAACGGGACATCGTACAACTGGCCGCGGCACTGCATTCGAGTACAAGCAATATGATGGCGCTCTTGGAAGACCTGATGCAATGGGCGCGCATGGGGCAAGGCAATCTGGAGTTTACACGGGAGTCGTCCGGTATGCGTGAATTGGCGGACATCAGCCTGAAATCGGCCCAGGGAGTCGCTGACCTGAAGGGCATCGCCATCACCAGCGATATTCCCCGTGATATGAAGGTCATGGCCGACAGGCCGATGATCAAGACCGTCATTCGCAATCTGCTCTTCAATGCCGTGAAGTTCACGCCCCGTGGCGGGGAGATTCTCGTAACGGCCCGACAAGAGGGCGACGTTATACAGATGGCCGTGAAAGATAACGGTGTCGGCATGAACAAGGAAAGGCTGTCCAGCCTCTTCGCGATTTCCAAGGACAAGCTCCGACTTGGGACGGAAGGCGAAAAAGGCACCGGCCTCGGCCTGGTCATTTGCAAACAGTTCATCGAAAAACACGGCGGCCGAATCTGGGTGGAAAGCGAACAAGGGCGGGGAACGACCGTGTTTTTTACGTTGCCCGAAGGCGGCCAGGATCGCGTACCGCGGCAACCGGCACAAGAAGACAGGGCATGAGGTGCGCAAGGAGCACCAACTAAAGGAGACACATCACACCAAGGCCCATCGTTGGGAAGCATCGGGAAAAGAATTCATGCCTTTTTGACATAGATCAAGGCGCGAATTTGAAAGTTGGGTAGAACGGGACCCGTGTTCGACGGAAAAACCTATTCACCAAACCTATAGAATCAGAGGAGACGGATCATGACCATGTTTTGTTACCAGTGCGAACAGACGGCCAAGGGAGAAGGATGCGAGAAGGTCGGGGTGTGCGGCAAGCAGCCGGACGTTTCCGCGTTGCAGGACCTGCTGGTGTATGCGCTGCAAGGCCTGGGGCTGGTTGCCCATGAAGGCCGCAAGGTGGGCGTGAAAGATGCCGGAATTGATGCCTTTGTCTGCGAGGCTTTGTTTTCCACGTTGACCAACGTGGACTTCGATCCGGAGCGGTTCGTGCCCATGATCAAGCAGGCCGTGGCCTATCGCGAGGAATTGCGGGCCAAGGTCAAGGCCGCCGGCGGGGTTACGGAATTCGACACCCCGGAAGCAACCTATGAGCCTGCTTCGAGTCTGGAAGGACTGGTCCACCAGGGCGAAGAGCACGGACTGCAAAACGACAAGGTAACCGACCCGGACAAGCGCTCCCTGAAGCATACCCTGCTGTTCGGCATCAAGGGTATCTCGGCGTATGCGGATCATGCCCGCATTCTGGGACAAACCGATGACTCCATCTACGCATTTTTGCATGAGGCCCTGGCTACCATGACCCGCACGGATCTGGAGTTGCAGGACTGGCTGGGCCTGGTGTTGCGCTGCGGCGAGGTCAACCTGAAGACCATGGAGATTCTGGACGCGGCCAATACCGGAACCTACGGCGACCCGGTCCCCACCTCCGTGCCCCTGGGCGTGAAACAGGGCAAGGCCATCCTGGTTTCCGGTCATGACCTGAAGGATCTGGAAGATCTGCTCAAGCAGACCGAAGGCAAGGGCATCACCATCTACACCCACGGAGAAATGCTCCCGGCCCACGGCTATCCCAAGCTGAAGGCCTATGCGCACTTCCATGGCCACTACGGCACGGCCTGGCAGAACCAGCAGAAGGAATTCAGCGCCTTCCCCGGGGCCATTTTGATGACCACCAACTGCATCCAGCGCCCGCAGGAGAGCTACAAGGGCAATATCTTCACTACCGGCCTGGTGGGCTTTCCCGGGGTCCAGCACGTCAAGAACGGCGAGTTCGGCCCGGTGATCGCCAAGGCCCTGGAAATGCCCGGATTTAGCGAGGACGCTCCCGGCAAGACCGTGATGACCGGTTTTTCCCGTAACGCGGTGCTCTCCGCGGCGGACAAGGTCATCGATCTGGTTAAGAACAAGAAGATCCGCCACTTCTTCCTGGTGGCCGGCTGCGACGGGGCCAAGCCTGGCCGCAACTACTACACCGAGTTCGTGGAAAAGGTGCCTGCGGACTGCGTGGTCCTGACCCTGGCCTGCGGCAAGTTCCGCTTCTTCGACAAGGATCTGGGCGCCATCGAGGGATTGCCCCGGCTACTGGACATGGGCCAGTGCAATGATGCCTACTCGGCCATCCAGGTGGCCGTGGCCCTGTCCAAGGCCTTTGGCGTGGGCGTGAACGAGCTGCCCCTGTCCCTGGTCCTGTCCTGGTACGAGCAGAAGGCCGTAGCCATCCTGCTGACCCTGCTGCACCTGGGCATCCAGGACATCCGCCTCGGACCCTCACTGCCGGCCTTCACCTCGCCCAACGTGCTCCAGGTCCTGGTGGATACCTTCAACATCAAACCCATCACCACACCGGATGAAGACCTCAAGGCCATTCTCGGCTAGCTTGAAACCGTGTGGATCGAGTGCAAGGGGGAGGCGTTACACCTCCCCTTTTCCATCTTGAGCCAAGAAGAGTGGTATCCCGATGGAACGAAGAGATGATAAACGACATTGGCCCCGGCTCCATCCCTGACAAAGTCCCGGAGGACCTGCTCGCCTTTTGTCGCCGGGATGGAATGGTGATCTGTCCCCGCTGCACGGAAATGTCCGTCTATCCGCTCAAGGACGGACGCTTTCGCTGTGCTGGATGCGCCTACACGTTTCATGATTTCACCGGGCGCTGGATCAATCGATGCAAAATGCAACCCTCCCAGTGGATGGATCTGATCAGGTTGTTCGTCGACGGCATACCGGTCAAGAAAATGGCCGCCAAGGTGCGCACATCCTATGAAACGACCCTCAAGGCCGTGAACACCCTCCGGTTGAGCATTCTTGCCGCCGACCCGACGTTTTGGCCCCTGCTGAACACGCAAGGGGACCTGAAGACGCATTGCCGCAAGGGCCATGGAGAGCACGACGACCATTGCCTGGGAGAGCACGCTCCGGTCTTCGGTCTGCAACGATATGACGGAAAACTGTTTTTTCAACACCTGCCGAAAACCTCCGTCAAGGACACCCTTTCCCTCCCCCTGAACAAGCAGGTCTGGAAAACGTTGGTTTATACGGATCGCTACCAGGACTTCGATGCCCTTTTTTTTGCCTGTTGCAGCCATCTGCGCAGACTTTTCGCCGGAAGGTGGAGTAGCGGACCGATTTTTCTGGACAATGATGTTCTTTTTTGGAATTTCGCGGAGAATTGGTTGCCCCGATACCGCTGCTTCACCCCGAAATGCTGCCCACTCTATCTCAAGGAACTCGAATTCCGCTTCAACCACCCGAAAGCATCCTGGCATAAACTGCTGACGCAACGGCTTTGTGAGTTTGTGCCAAATCCTCGATAGTAAATTTTCCCTTGACCCCCTTTTCCCTTCCATGGATAAAGGAGGAGATAACAATCCTAAACACATTTCATGTCACGTCTTCGCTCATGTCATCCAAGGAGGTGGATCATGGTACAACCCCCCGGTCGAAGGAAGGTCGCCGTGTTCGTGATGTTGCTGATCGGCGCCGGTATCTACGCCGGAATGGCCTTTTCCATGAAGGCCACGGACCAGGCCGAGTTTTGCGGCAGTTGTCATGTCATGTACGAATATGTCCGCACCCATCAGATGTCCGCGCATGCCCAGGTGGCCTGCAATGAGTGCCATGCCCCGGATACTGCCGTTCCGAAAATGATGTTCAAAGCCCAGGCCGGAAGCTGGCATATGTACAAGAACACCTTTGGCGGCATTGCTGATGTCATCCATGCCCAAGAGAATTCCCGCGAGGTGATCAACCAAAGCTGTACCAATTGCCACACCATGACCAACCTGAACGTGGCCGATTCCCTGGAGAACTGCACGGACTGTCATCGCTCCGTGCCGCACATGTCCAAATTGCCGATATCGCAAAGGAGGGTGGCAAATGAGTAGATTGTTCGTCGGAATCTGTTGTTCGGCCTTGGCTTTGGGAGTCATGGTCCTGGTCAGCTGCACTGATATTCCTGAGCCGGTCACGCCAACCTTTGAAACTACGCTGGATGCCGATGAAATCAGGAACAGCGCGTTTCAGGAATTCTTCCCGGTCCATTATCGGACTTTTCTGGAAAACAACAACGATACCCAGATGACGGAATATGGTGGCTCGGTTCCCCATGAAAAACACCTCTGTGGCGATTTGCCCAGGGCGTGGAAATATTGTCAGCCCTACCTGAAGAATCTCTGGTTGGGCTATCCGTTCAGTTTCGAATACAATCGGGCCAGAGGCCATACCTTTGCCCTACATGATGTTCTGGATATCGATCGGATCAACAACTACAGTGAAAAGGCCGGCCTGCCCTCCACCTGCTACAACTGCAAGACCACCAAGATGGTGGAGTGGATCCCCGAGTACGGCGACGACTTCTGGGCCATGGAATTCCACCAGTTCCGGGAAGAGGTGGACATGGACGACCACACCATCGGCTGCGCCACCTGTCACGACCCGCAAACCATGGACCTGCGGATCACCAGCGTTCCGTTGGACGAGGCTCTGCAGCGGCAAGGCAAGGATTGGCGGGAAGCGTCTCGCAATGAAATGCGCTCCCTGGTCTGCGCCCAGTGCCACGTGGAATACTACTTCCAGGATGCCAAGTTCGGCGCTCCGGCCAAGCCCATCTTTCCCTGGGATTTGGGCATGGACCCGGAAGACATGTACGAATACTACAAGGACCACGGATCAACCACGCGCGAGGGCTTTGAAGGGTATTTCATCGACTGGACGCATCCCGTGTCCGACACGCCGATGATCAAGATCCAGCACCCCGAATACGAGATGTGGTATGATGGTCCCCATGGCGCGGCAGGGGTGGCCTGCGCGGACTGCCACATGCAGTACCGTCGTCTGGACGGAAATAGAAAAATTTCCTCCCATCTCTGGACTTCCCCTTTGAAATCCACGGAGAGTATCCAGTCCTCCTGCGGCCAGTGCCATGCTGACAAGTCGCCGGAATACCTCAAGGAGCGCGTGATCTATAGCCAGGAGCGCACTTGGGAGCAGCTGCTGGTCGCCCAGGAGCTGTCGGTCAAGGCCCACGAGGCCGTGCGCCTGGCCGGCGAATACGCCGGATACAAACGCGCAGACTACGACCAGTTGATGATTCAGGCCAGGGAGCGAGTGCGCAAAGGCGGCATGTTCTGGGACTGGGTCTCCGCGGAAAACAGTGCCGGATTCCATAATCCGGCCAAGGCCCTGGATACCCTGGCCC
This is a stretch of genomic DNA from Desulfonatronum thioautotrophicum. It encodes these proteins:
- a CDS encoding ATP-binding protein, with the protein product MGEQFEPAWMSSTYAVREMEKYFRELHDISYYYKEAAINARHPDNEADPLERDFIERLNLDDGLHSASEIRIFDGEPYFTVLQRGETMEATCLRCHSEPEFAPRGLVEVYGSKRSFSRTEDEVVSAVSIRIPLETAYKSVNNLTLQLAIAFGTVLVGLFCVTVFLNKRWIFKPLGSLRDKAKAITTDPTHLGEQISPPKGTELIDLANTFNSMSKALQIERNELEDRVRQRTMELESSNTNLRREMAEREQAEEMIRQVNQQLRISNEDKDRLFSIIAHDLKSPLSGLMTSAQLLSEDIKHFSERDIVQLAAALHSSTSNMMALLEDLMQWARMGQGNLEFTRESSGMRELADISLKSAQGVADLKGIAITSDIPRDMKVMADRPMIKTVIRNLLFNAVKFTPRGGEILVTARQEGDVIQMAVKDNGVGMNKERLSSLFAISKDKLRLGTEGEKGTGLGLVICKQFIEKHGGRIWVESEQGRGTTVFFTLPEGGQDRVPRQPAQEDRA
- the hcp gene encoding hydroxylamine reductase → MFCYQCEQTAKGEGCEKVGVCGKQPDVSALQDLLVYALQGLGLVAHEGRKVGVKDAGIDAFVCEALFSTLTNVDFDPERFVPMIKQAVAYREELRAKVKAAGGVTEFDTPEATYEPASSLEGLVHQGEEHGLQNDKVTDPDKRSLKHTLLFGIKGISAYADHARILGQTDDSIYAFLHEALATMTRTDLELQDWLGLVLRCGEVNLKTMEILDAANTGTYGDPVPTSVPLGVKQGKAILVSGHDLKDLEDLLKQTEGKGITIYTHGEMLPAHGYPKLKAYAHFHGHYGTAWQNQQKEFSAFPGAILMTTNCIQRPQESYKGNIFTTGLVGFPGVQHVKNGEFGPVIAKALEMPGFSEDAPGKTVMTGFSRNAVLSAADKVIDLVKNKKIRHFFLVAGCDGAKPGRNYYTEFVEKVPADCVVLTLACGKFRFFDKDLGAIEGLPRLLDMGQCNDAYSAIQVAVALSKAFGVGVNELPLSLVLSWYEQKAVAILLTLLHLGIQDIRLGPSLPAFTSPNVLQVLVDTFNIKPITTPDEDLKAILG
- a CDS encoding transposase translates to MINDIGPGSIPDKVPEDLLAFCRRDGMVICPRCTEMSVYPLKDGRFRCAGCAYTFHDFTGRWINRCKMQPSQWMDLIRLFVDGIPVKKMAAKVRTSYETTLKAVNTLRLSILAADPTFWPLLNTQGDLKTHCRKGHGEHDDHCLGEHAPVFGLQRYDGKLFFQHLPKTSVKDTLSLPLNKQVWKTLVYTDRYQDFDALFFACCSHLRRLFAGRWSSGPIFLDNDVLFWNFAENWLPRYRCFTPKCCPLYLKELEFRFNHPKASWHKLLTQRLCEFVPNPR
- a CDS encoding cytochrome c3 family protein, translated to MVQPPGRRKVAVFVMLLIGAGIYAGMAFSMKATDQAEFCGSCHVMYEYVRTHQMSAHAQVACNECHAPDTAVPKMMFKAQAGSWHMYKNTFGGIADVIHAQENSREVINQSCTNCHTMTNLNVADSLENCTDCHRSVPHMSKLPISQRRVANE
- a CDS encoding ammonia-forming cytochrome c nitrite reductase subunit c552; its protein translation is MSRLFVGICCSALALGVMVLVSCTDIPEPVTPTFETTLDADEIRNSAFQEFFPVHYRTFLENNNDTQMTEYGGSVPHEKHLCGDLPRAWKYCQPYLKNLWLGYPFSFEYNRARGHTFALHDVLDIDRINNYSEKAGLPSTCYNCKTTKMVEWIPEYGDDFWAMEFHQFREEVDMDDHTIGCATCHDPQTMDLRITSVPLDEALQRQGKDWREASRNEMRSLVCAQCHVEYYFQDAKFGAPAKPIFPWDLGMDPEDMYEYYKDHGSTTREGFEGYFIDWTHPVSDTPMIKIQHPEYEMWYDGPHGAAGVACADCHMQYRRLDGNRKISSHLWTSPLKSTESIQSSCGQCHADKSPEYLKERVIYSQERTWEQLLVAQELSVKAHEAVRLAGEYAGYKRADYDQLMIQARERVRKGGMFWDWVSAENSAGFHNPAKALDTLARSQQASQQAVNYAMQATNYGIARHLEGDIKEIVPPITEHSRKLQQSQEHLDSHPWLGYLPLLPEAELVWDLNKRVQP